The following coding sequences lie in one Treponema sp. OMZ 790 genomic window:
- a CDS encoding SDR family oxidoreductase: MKKYVVITGASSGIGYEAAKRFAQRGKNIIAVARTKEKLEKLKTEIAGAGNASAEVIIKVYDLTEKENIYALYNSVKELDIETWINNAGFGDYCSVENQNLAKLEDMLKLNVEAVALFSALYVRDFANKENTQLINVSSVGGYTIVPSAVSYCATKFFAASFTEGLSRELTGAGAKMQAKVFAPAATKTNFGNIANDITDYDYDKAFGTYHSCAQAVDFLMQLYESDKPLGIVNRETFEFSLSDYRFPYVQKPQTLQRV, encoded by the coding sequence ATGAAAAAATACGTAGTTATCACCGGTGCAAGTTCAGGTATCGGATACGAAGCGGCAAAGCGGTTTGCGCAGCGCGGGAAAAACATCATTGCCGTTGCACGCACTAAAGAGAAGCTTGAAAAGTTGAAAACCGAAATTGCCGGAGCCGGCAATGCTTCGGCGGAGGTCATCATTAAGGTATACGACCTTACCGAAAAAGAAAATATCTATGCCCTATACAATTCGGTAAAGGAGCTGGATATCGAAACATGGATCAATAATGCGGGCTTCGGCGATTATTGCAGCGTGGAAAATCAAAACCTTGCAAAACTGGAAGATATGTTGAAGCTCAATGTAGAAGCGGTTGCGCTTTTTTCGGCTTTGTATGTGCGGGATTTTGCAAATAAAGAAAATACCCAGCTTATCAACGTGTCGTCCGTCGGCGGGTATACGATTGTCCCGTCTGCGGTTAGCTATTGCGCAACGAAATTTTTTGCCGCCTCTTTTACCGAAGGCTTAAGCCGGGAGTTGACCGGAGCGGGCGCAAAAATGCAGGCAAAGGTTTTTGCCCCCGCCGCCACAAAAACAAACTTCGGCAATATCGCCAATGACATCACAGACTACGATTATGACAAAGCATTCGGAACCTACCACTCGTGCGCTCAGGCGGTAGATTTTCTTATGCAGCTGTACGAAAGCGATAAACCGCTCGGCATAGTAAACAGAGAAACCTTTGAGTTCAGCCTATCCGATTACCGTTTTCCCTATGTCCAAAAACCGCAAACCTTGCAAAGGGTGTAG
- a CDS encoding MerR family transcriptional regulator: protein MTIKEFASKLGVSDSALRYYERIGVLKPIRRRKNGYREFTETDIAWMEFVFRLKATGMPIAQIAEFAELREKGESTAPERLKMLQEHEKRLLAELETKTRGLAKIREKIEYYKKLTLKR, encoded by the coding sequence ATGACGATTAAAGAATTTGCCTCTAAACTCGGCGTAAGCGATTCGGCGCTCCGCTATTATGAAAGAATAGGCGTGTTAAAGCCTATCCGCAGAAGAAAAAACGGGTATCGAGAATTTACGGAGACGGACATCGCTTGGATGGAATTTGTATTCCGCTTAAAAGCAACCGGTATGCCCATAGCACAGATAGCCGAGTTTGCCGAACTTCGTGAAAAGGGAGAGAGCACTGCACCCGAGCGGCTTAAAATGCTCCAAGAACACGAAAAGCGCCTTTTAGCGGAACTTGAAACCAAAACCCGCGGCTTAGCAAAAATCCGTGAAAAAATCGAATACTATAAAAAATTAACTCTAAAGAGGTAA
- a CDS encoding SDR family NAD(P)-dependent oxidoreductase, whose translation MKKYVVITGASSGIGYEAAKRFAQRGKNIIAVARTKEKLEKLKTEIAGTINPPSTAA comes from the coding sequence ATGAAAAAATACGTAGTTATCACCGGTGCAAGTTCAGGTATCGGATACGAAGCGGCAAAGCGGTTTGCGCAGCGCGGGAAAAACATCATTGCGGTTGCACGCACTAAAGAGAAACTTGAAAAGCTTAAAACCGAAATTGCCGGCACGATTAATCCGCCCTCTACCGCAGCATGA